A genomic window from Halorubrum trapanicum includes:
- a CDS encoding DUF5817 domain-containing protein produces the protein MYAVVGCNECANMWLVTDPETSETAQCSRCGKTHRTAKLKRFFESEDRAAAREARSALLAKKRGDSAAFADVDHVSELEAAVEDAGIDDREYLEASGLDADAVDEAGERAEGGGGGSRSRTEVVRDAVDAVDDPTESAVIERAATEGVPADAAREILTRLARRGEVTESNGRYRVL, from the coding sequence ATGTACGCGGTCGTCGGCTGTAACGAGTGCGCCAACATGTGGCTGGTGACGGACCCGGAGACGAGCGAGACGGCGCAGTGCTCGCGGTGCGGCAAGACCCACCGGACCGCCAAGCTCAAGCGGTTCTTCGAGTCCGAGGACCGCGCGGCCGCGCGGGAGGCTCGGTCGGCGCTCCTCGCGAAGAAGCGCGGCGACAGCGCCGCGTTCGCGGACGTCGACCACGTCTCGGAGCTGGAAGCCGCCGTCGAGGACGCCGGCATCGACGACCGCGAGTACCTCGAAGCGTCCGGGCTCGACGCCGACGCGGTCGACGAGGCCGGCGAGCGCGCGGAGGGCGGCGGAGGCGGCTCGCGGAGCCGGACCGAGGTCGTTCGCGACGCGGTCGACGCGGTCGACGACCCCACCGAGTCGGCGGTTATAGAGCGGGCCGCGACGGAGGGAGTTCCCGCCGACGCGGCCCGCGAGATCCTGACCCGCCTCGCGCGCCGCGGCGAGGTCACCGAGTCGAACGGGCGGTACCGCGTCCTCTGA
- a CDS encoding nucleoside phosphorylase — MAKQPHLLVEEGDVHDIAVIPGDPGRVDRIADLCDDSEVVAQNREYKIVNASYEGTDLTICSTGIGCPSAAIAVEELSRVGVETFVRCGTCGALQADMEVGDMVVATGAAKEEGTSKRYEDEVYPAVPDYDVLTGLVGAAEDNDEEIHVGPIVSDDAFYNEDDAYVADWNDANLLAIEMEAATVFSLARRKGLAAGAICTVDGNLVAGSQKGADSDDELPEKAKDNVERAIRITLNAITSL; from the coding sequence ATGGCGAAACAGCCGCACCTGCTGGTCGAGGAGGGCGACGTACACGACATCGCGGTCATCCCGGGCGACCCGGGCCGCGTCGACCGGATCGCGGACCTCTGCGACGACAGCGAGGTCGTCGCGCAGAACCGCGAGTACAAGATCGTGAACGCGAGCTACGAGGGGACCGACCTCACGATCTGCTCGACCGGGATCGGCTGCCCGTCGGCCGCCATCGCCGTCGAGGAGCTCTCGCGGGTCGGCGTCGAGACGTTCGTCCGGTGCGGCACCTGCGGGGCGCTCCAGGCCGACATGGAGGTCGGCGACATGGTCGTCGCGACCGGCGCGGCCAAGGAGGAGGGGACGAGCAAGCGGTACGAGGACGAAGTGTACCCGGCGGTTCCCGACTACGACGTGCTCACGGGACTGGTCGGGGCGGCCGAGGACAACGACGAGGAGATCCACGTCGGGCCGATCGTCTCCGACGACGCGTTCTACAACGAGGACGACGCGTACGTCGCCGACTGGAACGACGCGAACCTGCTCGCGATCGAGATGGAGGCCGCGACCGTCTTCTCGCTCGCGCGCCGGAAGGGGCTCGCGGCTGGCGCCATCTGTACCGTCGACGGCAACCTCGTCGCTGGCTCGCAGAAGGGCGCCGACTCGGACGACGAGCTGCCGGAGAAGGCGAAGGACAACGTCGAGCGCGCGATCCGGATCACGCTGAACGCGATCACGTCGTTGTAG
- a CDS encoding cytochrome B: MSASDKYPSESGRRRFVKGVVGGAALAGVGAMGSATVNTLTTAGGVGGGSTIAKTIAQTGGPAPRGLPQIPVQVTDEGYIEGIWPETTTVTQEGQEIEVAQEELGGFTYSGAWFQYCGVESQENVQPNFESDNLFRSASAPPYDWQSNTYSGGDRIHIDDFSDYTEWGNGIGSDGVGKPASVTWRSEDAETNLGAIVIRSPQIEEAAQNDEWLQASTDQGFMAYLNVCTHFCCIPGYKVLEESARYDAANGTYCVCHQSTYDPFTIEEALFIARPRPEE, from the coding sequence ATGAGTGCGTCCGACAAGTATCCGTCTGAGTCCGGGCGGCGACGCTTCGTGAAGGGCGTCGTCGGCGGCGCGGCCCTCGCGGGGGTCGGCGCGATGGGGTCGGCGACCGTGAACACCCTGACGACCGCCGGCGGCGTCGGCGGCGGGTCGACGATCGCGAAGACGATCGCACAGACCGGCGGTCCGGCGCCCCGCGGGCTCCCGCAGATTCCGGTCCAGGTCACCGACGAGGGCTACATCGAGGGAATCTGGCCCGAGACGACCACCGTCACCCAGGAGGGACAGGAGATCGAGGTCGCCCAAGAGGAGCTCGGCGGATTCACCTACTCCGGCGCGTGGTTCCAGTACTGCGGCGTCGAGTCCCAAGAGAACGTCCAGCCGAACTTCGAGTCGGACAACCTGTTCCGGTCCGCGAGCGCCCCGCCGTACGACTGGCAGTCGAACACCTACTCGGGCGGCGACCGGATCCACATCGACGACTTCTCGGACTACACCGAGTGGGGCAACGGGATCGGCAGCGACGGCGTCGGCAAGCCGGCGTCGGTCACGTGGCGCTCCGAGGACGCCGAGACGAACCTCGGCGCGATCGTCATCCGCTCGCCCCAGATCGAGGAGGCGGCCCAGAACGACGAGTGGCTACAGGCGTCGACCGACCAGGGGTTCATGGCGTACCTCAACGTCTGTACGCACTTCTGTTGTATCCCGGGCTACAAGGTGCTAGAGGAGTCCGCCCGCTACGACGCCGCCAACGGGACCTACTGCGTCTGCCACCAGTCGACGTACGACCCGTTCACCATCGAAGAGGCGCTGTTCATCGCGCGGCCCCGCCCGGAAGAGTAA
- a CDS encoding UPF0179 family protein, producing MTTVTLIGTRLADVGREFVYEGESTDCEGCPYRGQCLNLSEGTRYRVTGIRENAQTLDCAVHDAGVRAVEVEPAPVPANVPSKRAYAGSKASLAGPCPHTECPSHGYCVPDGADFDEERVIDQVLGEPPHETCALDRDLTLVEFRAEE from the coding sequence ATGACCACGGTCACGCTCATCGGGACCCGGCTCGCGGACGTGGGCCGCGAGTTCGTCTACGAGGGGGAATCGACCGACTGCGAGGGGTGCCCCTACCGCGGCCAGTGCCTCAACCTCTCAGAGGGCACCCGCTACCGGGTGACCGGGATCCGCGAGAACGCCCAGACGCTCGACTGCGCCGTCCACGACGCGGGCGTCCGCGCGGTCGAGGTCGAGCCCGCCCCAGTCCCCGCGAACGTCCCCTCGAAGCGCGCGTACGCCGGGAGCAAGGCGTCGCTCGCCGGTCCCTGCCCGCACACCGAGTGCCCGAGCCACGGCTACTGCGTCCCCGACGGCGCCGACTTCGACGAGGAGCGCGTCATCGACCAGGTACTCGGCGAACCGCCCCACGAGACGTGCGCGCTCGACCGCGACCTGACGCTCGTGGAGTTCCGCGCGGAGGAGTGA
- the ppc gene encoding phosphoenolpyruvate carboxylase, with amino-acid sequence MKLHNRDVRTDVRELGALVGDVLAAQASTEAYETVETLRNAAIDYRRGDAPNRDALHEAVDDLSTTREEVVARAFTTYFELINLAEERERVRAVRNADDGTALHDSFDATIAEFAEAGVDADELEELLADVLIEPTFTAHPTEARRSTVKSKLRSIANHLGELDERNLTDRERRAVWRDVTAEVTSLWGTRQVRQRAPEPEDEARNVQWYLENTLFDVVGDAYEEFEETISKEYDDVDCPKLFEFRSWAGSDRDGNPFVTPEVTDETLERQREIAVEKYRDRCKRLSAVLSQDGDRYAAGDALARSLAADAERFPTVVEEARERYPDEPYRQKLRLMRERLDRVNDVRPGEYPDGDAFLDDLDVIAESLREDGQESVLESFVEPFRRQVDTFGLTLASLDLRDHRENHTEAVAEAVATEGVDYEGMDESERVDFLTEAILQEEPVVDVDEPGDVSETTERVLERFESFAEWQEEYGQQAIDTYCISMTEEPSHVLEVLFLSDQVGVVSLPDHCAVDVVPLLETESALNGAERILGTLFENEAYAKALEARGEVQEVMLGYSDSNKENGFLAANWDLYENQRRIARFCREEDVTLRLFHGRGGSISRGGGPMNEALLALPNETVTGQVKFTEQGEAIAEKYANPRIAERELEQMLDAQIRARKEANEEPVEDVPDRWVEAMEVMAPAARETYRDLLNADGFVSYFEQATPISVVEDLNLGSRPASRSGERSVEDLRAIPWVFSWTQTRLILPGWYAIASGIDAYLDEVGEEEGMETLREMFDEWPFFRTTLDNASLALARTEPEIAAEYADLADDELRERFFPELVGEYERGRELVLEISGRDQLLRREWLEESLDRRNPYVDPLNLLQANLLGRTHRTDEEERTLRLTVNGIAAGMKNTG; translated from the coding sequence ATGAAGTTGCACAATCGGGACGTGCGGACGGACGTTCGGGAACTCGGGGCGCTGGTGGGAGACGTCTTGGCCGCGCAAGCCTCGACCGAGGCGTACGAGACGGTCGAGACGCTACGGAACGCGGCGATCGACTACCGGCGGGGCGACGCCCCGAACCGCGACGCCCTCCACGAGGCGGTCGACGATCTCTCGACGACCCGCGAGGAGGTCGTCGCCCGCGCGTTCACGACCTACTTCGAACTGATCAACCTCGCCGAGGAGCGCGAGCGCGTCCGCGCGGTCCGGAACGCCGACGACGGGACCGCCCTCCACGACTCCTTCGACGCGACGATCGCCGAGTTCGCCGAGGCCGGCGTCGACGCCGACGAGTTAGAGGAGCTGCTCGCCGACGTGCTCATCGAGCCGACGTTCACCGCCCACCCGACGGAGGCCCGGCGATCGACCGTGAAGTCCAAGCTCCGTTCCATCGCGAACCACCTGGGAGAGCTCGACGAGCGCAACCTCACCGACCGCGAGCGGCGCGCCGTCTGGCGCGACGTCACCGCCGAGGTGACCAGCCTGTGGGGCACCCGACAGGTCCGCCAGCGGGCGCCCGAGCCGGAAGACGAGGCGCGAAACGTCCAGTGGTACCTCGAGAACACCCTCTTCGACGTCGTCGGCGACGCCTACGAGGAGTTCGAGGAGACCATCTCGAAGGAGTACGACGACGTCGACTGCCCGAAGCTCTTCGAGTTCCGCTCGTGGGCGGGCTCCGACCGCGACGGCAACCCGTTCGTCACCCCCGAGGTGACCGACGAGACGCTCGAACGCCAGCGCGAGATCGCCGTCGAGAAGTACCGTGACCGCTGTAAGCGGCTCTCGGCCGTGCTGAGCCAGGACGGCGACCGGTACGCCGCCGGCGACGCGCTCGCGCGCTCGCTCGCGGCCGACGCCGAGCGGTTCCCGACCGTCGTCGAGGAGGCCCGCGAGCGCTACCCCGACGAGCCGTACAGACAGAAGCTCCGGCTGATGCGCGAGCGGCTCGACCGCGTCAACGACGTCCGGCCGGGCGAGTACCCCGACGGCGACGCCTTCCTCGACGACCTCGACGTGATCGCCGAGTCGCTGCGCGAGGACGGCCAGGAGTCGGTGCTGGAGTCCTTCGTCGAGCCGTTCCGCCGGCAGGTGGACACGTTCGGGCTCACGCTGGCCTCGCTCGACTTGCGCGACCACCGCGAGAACCACACCGAGGCCGTCGCCGAGGCGGTCGCCACGGAGGGGGTCGACTACGAGGGGATGGACGAGTCGGAGCGCGTCGACTTCCTCACCGAGGCGATCCTTCAAGAGGAGCCGGTCGTCGACGTCGACGAGCCCGGCGACGTCTCGGAGACGACCGAGCGCGTCCTCGAACGGTTCGAGTCGTTCGCGGAGTGGCAGGAGGAGTACGGCCAGCAGGCGATCGACACCTACTGCATCTCGATGACGGAGGAGCCCAGCCACGTGCTGGAGGTGCTCTTCTTGTCCGATCAGGTCGGCGTCGTCTCCCTGCCGGACCACTGCGCGGTCGACGTCGTCCCCCTCCTCGAGACCGAGTCCGCGCTCAACGGCGCCGAGCGCATCCTCGGCACCCTCTTCGAGAACGAGGCGTACGCGAAGGCGCTGGAGGCCCGTGGCGAGGTCCAGGAGGTCATGCTCGGCTACTCCGACTCCAACAAGGAGAACGGGTTCCTCGCTGCCAACTGGGACCTCTACGAGAACCAGCGCCGGATCGCCCGGTTCTGCCGCGAGGAGGACGTGACCCTCCGGCTGTTCCACGGCCGCGGCGGCTCCATCTCGCGCGGCGGCGGCCCGATGAACGAGGCGCTGCTCGCGCTCCCGAACGAGACCGTCACCGGACAGGTGAAGTTCACCGAGCAGGGCGAAGCGATCGCCGAGAAGTACGCCAACCCGCGGATCGCCGAGCGCGAGCTCGAACAGATGCTCGACGCGCAGATCCGCGCCCGGAAGGAGGCGAACGAGGAGCCGGTCGAAGACGTGCCCGACCGCTGGGTCGAGGCGATGGAGGTCATGGCGCCCGCGGCGCGCGAGACGTACCGCGACCTGCTGAACGCGGACGGGTTCGTCTCCTACTTCGAGCAGGCGACGCCGATCAGCGTCGTCGAGGACCTCAACCTCGGGTCGCGGCCCGCCTCGCGCTCGGGCGAGCGCAGCGTCGAGGACCTCCGGGCGATCCCGTGGGTGTTCTCGTGGACCCAGACCCGGCTCATCCTCCCCGGGTGGTACGCGATCGCCTCCGGCATCGACGCCTACCTCGACGAGGTGGGCGAGGAGGAAGGAATGGAGACGCTCCGCGAGATGTTCGACGAGTGGCCGTTCTTCCGGACGACGCTCGACAACGCCTCGCTGGCGCTCGCGCGCACCGAGCCGGAGATCGCGGCCGAGTACGCCGACCTCGCCGACGACGAACTCCGCGAGCGCTTCTTCCCCGAGCTGGTCGGCGAGTACGAGCGCGGGCGCGAGCTGGTCTTAGAGATTAGCGGCCGCGACCAGCTGCTCCGCCGCGAGTGGCTCGAAGAGAGCCTCGACCGGCGGAACCCCTACGTCGATCCCCTCAACCTCCTCCAGGCGAACCTGCTCGGGCGCACTCACCGCACCGACGAGGAAGAGCGCACCCTGCGGCTCACCGTCAACGGCATCGCCGCCGGGATGAAGAACACGGGATAG
- a CDS encoding PGF-CTERM sorting domain-containing protein translates to MDTRTALLAAAAALLVASAVGAVAAPGAISDPRATDEPPGRIDIAGTTVAPGDVRGETAELRLGTDLRHRGGTVENVTVRHRAIGAESGLLVDETTVEVGDVDIDGERTVNGTVTVEREGGYRIETVVFADDQRREQQTTRIAGVAALTPDYADTQVGFTEGTVWPTVAVSVVEADNETATLSTAVSVTNRGDQASDDVELRLYLRQAESNVIAAEATETVGAVRPGRTDTVTATVEVPSGYNYYVDAALFDDDVLVDETQGVANLNPRETITANETVRDVQFSVEDFERDDVGGEGGDGADAAPPGDGATDGSTPGFGPLVALVALVVAALTARRRR, encoded by the coding sequence ATGGACACCCGCACGGCCCTCCTGGCGGCGGCCGCCGCCCTCCTCGTCGCGAGCGCGGTCGGCGCCGTCGCCGCGCCCGGCGCCATCAGCGACCCCCGAGCGACGGACGAGCCGCCCGGGCGGATCGATATCGCCGGCACGACCGTCGCGCCCGGTGACGTGCGAGGCGAGACCGCGGAGCTCCGGCTCGGCACCGACCTCCGCCACCGCGGCGGGACGGTCGAGAACGTCACGGTGCGCCACCGCGCGATCGGCGCCGAGTCCGGCCTCCTCGTCGACGAGACCACGGTCGAGGTCGGCGACGTCGACATCGACGGCGAGCGCACCGTCAACGGCACCGTCACCGTCGAGCGCGAGGGCGGCTACCGCATCGAGACGGTCGTCTTCGCGGACGATCAGCGCCGCGAGCAGCAGACCACCCGGATCGCCGGCGTCGCGGCGCTCACGCCCGACTACGCGGACACGCAGGTCGGCTTCACCGAGGGGACGGTCTGGCCGACCGTCGCGGTGAGCGTCGTCGAGGCCGACAACGAGACGGCGACGCTGTCGACCGCCGTCTCGGTGACGAACCGAGGCGACCAGGCCTCCGACGACGTCGAACTCCGCCTCTACCTCCGGCAGGCGGAGTCGAACGTGATCGCCGCGGAGGCGACGGAGACCGTCGGCGCGGTCCGCCCCGGCCGCACCGACACCGTCACGGCGACCGTCGAGGTCCCGAGCGGCTACAACTACTACGTCGACGCCGCGCTGTTCGACGACGACGTGCTCGTCGACGAGACGCAGGGCGTCGCGAACCTGAACCCGCGGGAGACGATCACCGCGAACGAGACGGTCCGCGACGTCCAGTTCTCCGTCGAGGACTTCGAGCGTGACGACGTCGGCGGCGAGGGTGGTGACGGCGCCGACGCCGCACCGCCGGGCGACGGCGCCACTGACGGCTCGACGCCCGGCTTCGGCCCGCTCGTCGCGCTCGTCGCGCTCGTCGTCGCGGCGCTGACCGCGCGGAGGCGACGATGA
- a CDS encoding 30S ribosomal protein S19e, whose amino-acid sequence MVTIYDVPADDLIEAVAARLEDRIDEPDWVEFAKTGAGKELPPEQDDFWYVRSASLLRKVAQNEPIGIERLATEYGSKKRGSNRYVVRPGEHEGGSRKLIRSSLQALEEEGLVTTASGEGRRVSDEGEAFLSEVATEVFEDLDRPELERYA is encoded by the coding sequence ATGGTAACCATCTACGACGTGCCGGCCGACGACCTCATCGAGGCCGTCGCCGCACGGCTCGAGGACCGCATCGACGAGCCCGACTGGGTTGAGTTCGCCAAGACCGGCGCCGGCAAGGAGCTCCCGCCGGAGCAGGACGACTTCTGGTACGTCCGCTCCGCGAGCCTCCTGCGGAAGGTCGCCCAGAACGAGCCGATCGGCATCGAGCGGCTCGCCACCGAGTACGGCTCGAAGAAGCGCGGCTCGAACCGCTACGTCGTTCGCCCCGGCGAGCACGAGGGCGGCTCCCGCAAGCTCATCCGCTCGTCGCTTCAGGCGCTCGAAGAGGAGGGGCTCGTCACCACCGCGAGCGGCGAGGGCCGCCGCGTCTCCGACGAGGGCGAGGCGTTCCTCTCTGAGGTCGCGACCGAGGTCTTCGAGGACCTCGACCGCCCGGAACTCGAACGCTACGCGTAG
- the hmgB gene encoding hydroxymethylglutaryl-CoA synthase, with product MTAVGIDGIEIWTGKLKLDLPGTFAPEKGDDPEKYTKGLGLNNSSFPDVYEDIVTMGANAAKGLMDRKGLEPEDVGRIDVATESAFDHSKPVSTYIAGCLEQVYDGDFTHANKGERKFACLAGTQAIDDAYNWIRAGRNRDRPAIVITTDTALYARGDPGEATQGAGAVAMLIDEDPSIVELSTDQGYGSKDETDFLKPNQQFPSVDGKRSVQVYLSRMREALEDYESVTDDIELEDFAYAPFHTPFPGMVRKAALLAYRHVIRDTAHEDALADEIGRQPREAEYEDREAYEEAIRGYMDELKTTEQYQTWYDTAVEPTLGLSREVGNWYTSSVHIARVSALRDALKRDREFVGDTLLVASYGSGAQAEIHAETIREGWRAEIEGLDIDAQLDARYDLAWDEYEDVHDVHEYDMDVEREIEEFTQPDGEFVFTGWGRMNERKYEYVE from the coding sequence ATGACCGCAGTCGGGATCGACGGCATCGAGATCTGGACCGGGAAGCTCAAGCTCGACCTGCCGGGGACGTTCGCGCCGGAGAAAGGCGACGACCCCGAGAAGTACACGAAGGGACTCGGGCTCAACAACTCCTCGTTCCCCGACGTGTACGAGGACATCGTCACGATGGGGGCGAACGCCGCCAAGGGCCTGATGGACCGGAAGGGGCTCGAACCCGAGGACGTCGGCCGGATCGACGTCGCCACCGAGTCGGCGTTCGACCACTCGAAGCCGGTGTCGACGTATATCGCGGGCTGCCTCGAACAGGTGTACGACGGCGACTTCACCCACGCGAACAAGGGGGAGCGCAAGTTCGCCTGTCTCGCCGGCACGCAGGCGATAGACGACGCGTACAACTGGATCCGAGCGGGGCGGAACCGAGACCGACCGGCGATCGTCATCACCACGGACACGGCGCTGTACGCCCGCGGTGACCCGGGCGAGGCGACGCAGGGCGCCGGCGCCGTCGCGATGCTGATCGACGAGGATCCGTCTATCGTCGAACTCTCGACCGATCAGGGCTACGGGTCGAAAGACGAGACGGACTTCCTCAAGCCGAACCAGCAGTTCCCCAGCGTCGACGGGAAGCGCTCGGTCCAGGTGTACCTCTCTCGGATGCGCGAGGCCTTGGAGGACTACGAGTCCGTCACCGACGACATCGAGCTGGAGGACTTCGCGTACGCCCCGTTCCACACGCCGTTCCCGGGGATGGTCCGGAAGGCGGCACTCTTAGCCTACCGGCACGTCATCCGCGACACCGCCCACGAGGACGCACTCGCCGACGAGATCGGCCGCCAGCCCCGCGAAGCCGAGTACGAGGACCGAGAGGCCTACGAGGAGGCGATCCGCGGGTACATGGACGAGCTGAAGACCACCGAACAGTACCAGACGTGGTACGACACGGCCGTCGAGCCGACGCTCGGGCTCTCCCGCGAGGTCGGTAACTGGTACACCAGCTCCGTCCATATCGCCCGCGTGAGCGCCCTGCGAGACGCGCTGAAGCGCGACCGGGAGTTCGTCGGCGACACGCTGCTCGTCGCCTCCTACGGCTCCGGCGCGCAGGCCGAGATCCACGCCGAGACGATCCGCGAGGGGTGGCGGGCCGAGATCGAGGGGCTCGACATCGACGCCCAGCTCGACGCCCGCTACGACCTCGCGTGGGACGAGTACGAGGACGTCCACGACGTCCACGAGTACGACATGGACGTCGAACGCGAGATCGAGGAGTTCACCCAGCCGGACGGGGAGTTCGTCTTCACCGGCTGGGGGCGGATGAACGAGCGGAAGTACGAATACGTCGAGTAG